One Cohnella candidum genomic region harbors:
- a CDS encoding polysaccharide deacetylase family protein, protein MVERLLKTKYIWAIFAIVVISISAGIWHGRIGQHRQQSYPGHYANPNSIRRIPRSTRTMGRQQSQNVISPQYNFAGKIYYNDKVAVLTYHHLDAVESSITITPQRFKSDLEALKQNGFHVISMEDFVAFLQKKKPVPPNAVVITFDDGYESVYKYAYPILKSEGMTATFFLIVGYIEDGTIHHPPILNWQEIMEMHRDGFSFYSHSFHSHEDVQIKGKPTSPLVAKLPIPGANRIETEGEYEARIREDLSKADDILNARLGNKINLLCFPHGQYDSTLVDIAHQSDIPYLFTGKEGLNTNKSTLIKRINVGSPYISIQRVMARLSVYNMLAR, encoded by the coding sequence ATGGTCGAACGACTGCTTAAAACAAAGTATATTTGGGCTATTTTTGCGATTGTCGTGATTTCGATATCGGCCGGTATTTGGCATGGCAGAATCGGCCAACACCGGCAGCAAAGCTATCCGGGGCATTATGCGAACCCCAACTCCATCAGGCGGATACCCCGTTCGACCCGTACAATGGGCAGACAGCAAAGTCAGAACGTAATTTCGCCTCAATATAATTTTGCAGGAAAGATCTATTATAACGACAAAGTCGCGGTACTCACTTACCATCACCTTGATGCCGTGGAATCGTCCATTACGATTACGCCGCAGCGGTTCAAATCCGATTTGGAAGCGTTGAAGCAGAACGGTTTTCATGTGATTTCGATGGAGGATTTCGTTGCCTTCTTGCAAAAGAAAAAGCCCGTTCCGCCGAACGCGGTCGTGATTACCTTCGATGACGGTTACGAATCCGTGTACAAGTATGCTTATCCGATTTTGAAATCGGAGGGCATGACGGCCACCTTCTTTCTCATTGTCGGGTATATTGAGGACGGAACCATTCACCACCCGCCGATATTAAACTGGCAAGAAATCATGGAGATGCACCGCGACGGCTTCAGCTTCTACTCCCACTCCTTTCATTCTCACGAAGATGTGCAAATCAAAGGGAAGCCGACATCGCCGTTAGTCGCCAAGCTTCCTATTCCTGGTGCCAATCGAATCGAAACTGAAGGGGAATACGAAGCCAGAATCCGTGAGGATTTGAGCAAAGCGGACGACATCCTTAACGCCAGATTGGGCAACAAGATTAATCTGCTGTGTTTTCCTCACGGCCAGTACGATAGCACGTTGGTCGATATCGCACACCAATCGGACATTCCATACTTGTTTACGGGAAAAGAAGGGCTTAATACGAACAAAAGCACATTAATCAAACGAATTAATGTCGGGTCACCGTACATTTCCATTCAGCGGGTGATGGCTCGGCTTTCCGTATATAACATGCTTGCCCGTTAG
- a CDS encoding carbohydrate ABC transporter permease, with protein sequence MVRNRTLGSRTFEITNVILLGLLLLSCLYPLWYTFCVSISNKAAANAGLVTIYPIGFSLTPYQEIINDKLFLNSFWISIQRTVLGTAFSMLVTVLMAYPLARPNREFKMRNTFMWILVFCMLFNGGLIPWYLTVQHYHLINTIWALVLGGGVPIFNVILIMNFFRNLPKDMNEAAVVDGGGPWSILFRVYIPCSVPVLAAVALFISVYHWNEFFNGLVLMNTSDKYPLQTYIQQLVVNIPVGTSLTPEQYKKLSELSNRTLNAAKVFIAMVPMLLVYPFLQKYFVSGIMLGAVKE encoded by the coding sequence TTGGTCAGAAATCGTACGTTAGGTTCGCGGACTTTCGAAATAACCAATGTGATCCTCCTCGGCCTGCTGCTGCTCAGTTGCCTATACCCGTTGTGGTACACCTTCTGCGTATCCATCTCCAACAAAGCGGCCGCCAACGCGGGCTTGGTCACCATCTATCCGATCGGCTTCTCCTTGACTCCGTACCAGGAAATCATTAACGACAAGCTGTTCCTGAACTCATTTTGGATTTCCATTCAACGCACCGTGCTCGGGACGGCATTCTCCATGCTCGTTACCGTGCTGATGGCCTATCCGCTGGCGAGACCCAATCGAGAATTCAAAATGCGCAATACGTTCATGTGGATCCTCGTCTTCTGCATGCTCTTTAACGGCGGCTTGATTCCCTGGTATCTCACGGTCCAGCATTATCATCTCATTAACACGATCTGGGCACTGGTGCTCGGCGGCGGCGTCCCGATCTTCAACGTCATTCTGATCATGAACTTCTTCCGCAATCTGCCGAAGGATATGAACGAAGCGGCAGTGGTGGACGGCGGCGGCCCTTGGTCGATCCTGTTCCGGGTCTATATTCCGTGCTCCGTCCCCGTGCTCGCGGCCGTGGCACTGTTCATCAGCGTGTATCACTGGAACGAGTTCTTCAACGGCCTGGTGCTGATGAACACCTCGGATAAGTATCCGCTGCAAACCTATATCCAGCAGCTGGTGGTCAACATCCCGGTCGGCACGTCGCTTACGCCCGAACAGTATAAGAAGCTGTCCGAGCTATCAAACAGGACGCTGAATGCGGCTAAGGTGTTTATCGCGATGGTACCGATGCTGCTGGTATATCCGTTTCTGCAGAAGTATTTCGTGTCGGGGATTATGCTGGGGGCAGTGAAGGAGTAG
- a CDS encoding restriction endonuclease-like protein — protein MALPPTGSLNRAVELLRIETNWFQLYIQGKPFHPTVETLQLHRTEDSTWVNARFQPQSLHSELNFLSVERFSPIEKQLIPWDPDQISPPLFYETQNYELIVELEPDFPLTFFHENISLREAILPKGKRLLSGLLNFQNEVGFTELELRLYGEPVFRLQLEIFPSKMDYKKDYEAILRDVNEQIYNLAFDFLRKTYNLMGLKESRNQSLSEFFVILQQVFQQLVHQVELIQSAPNHRHRVENRLVDSARVKKTGRANISFLSKRPHLLELNERGGQLHIQGKSYTPKRVLETRRHVDYDTLENRFVRWVLLRIQQRLKTLKRLLAQKERATDPVIVTKLNRMQSDLQRLLKLDFLQVGDMTQLTISLVLQMAPGYREVYKNYLLLMKGLSIQNDLFRLSMKDLAQLYEYWCFLKIHDLLSRKYELVSQNVIKLNRGGLFVTLDRTNAARIVYRNPRNGEQFTLYYNSLPSGDRSRTVSQRPDNVLTLKKQHSAIEYKYVFDAKYRINPAYEGTSYKRDYLTPGPLEEDINTMHRYRDAIVYESSQDREQKEFERTMFGAYVLFPYPNEEEYRQHPLYRSIELVNVGALPFLPSTTTLVEQFLDELIMDSPEKAYERASQPRGTKEYYKDKLAGKNVLVGALSHKDQLSDLQRHGFYHVPLKHFTDHGEMAKLDYVSIYQSIATFGREQAGITLYGRVKSWSVLPREQIREIPSRRGATSELYVKFDVEEWLHRDRPILPGGHGIQHVLFTSESIFNRAEEVAELRLESEEQLRDWREKRRRGKVNVKWDAYNLDRANTLESLAIEQET, from the coding sequence ATGGCTTTACCTCCTACTGGCTCTCTTAACCGTGCGGTAGAGCTGCTCCGGATCGAAACAAATTGGTTTCAGCTTTATATTCAAGGCAAGCCATTTCACCCAACTGTGGAGACACTGCAGCTTCATCGGACAGAAGATTCTACTTGGGTGAATGCTCGATTCCAACCGCAATCTCTGCATTCAGAGTTGAATTTTCTCTCCGTCGAGCGATTCTCGCCAATTGAGAAGCAATTGATCCCTTGGGATCCAGACCAAATTAGTCCGCCACTGTTCTATGAGACACAGAACTACGAGCTAATCGTGGAACTGGAACCGGACTTCCCTTTAACTTTTTTTCACGAAAACATTTCGTTACGTGAAGCGATTCTCCCGAAAGGGAAACGGCTCTTATCAGGGCTACTGAATTTTCAGAATGAGGTTGGATTTACTGAACTGGAGCTCCGTCTGTATGGGGAGCCCGTATTCAGACTGCAACTAGAAATCTTTCCTTCGAAGATGGACTATAAGAAAGATTACGAAGCCATCCTTCGAGATGTGAATGAGCAGATCTATAACCTTGCCTTCGATTTCTTACGTAAAACATATAATCTCATGGGGTTAAAGGAATCAAGGAATCAGAGCTTGTCAGAGTTTTTTGTGATTCTTCAGCAGGTGTTTCAACAACTTGTCCATCAGGTGGAGCTGATTCAAAGTGCTCCTAACCATCGGCATCGCGTGGAAAACCGGCTCGTCGATTCTGCCCGCGTGAAGAAAACAGGGCGAGCGAACATTTCGTTTCTCTCAAAACGGCCTCATTTGTTGGAATTGAACGAACGTGGTGGGCAGCTACATATCCAAGGCAAGTCGTACACGCCGAAGCGTGTGTTGGAGACCAGGCGCCATGTGGATTATGACACTTTAGAAAATCGTTTTGTCCGGTGGGTGTTGCTTCGCATTCAGCAAAGGCTCAAAACATTGAAGAGGCTCCTTGCGCAAAAAGAGCGTGCAACAGATCCAGTCATCGTCACGAAACTAAACCGCATGCAGTCGGATTTGCAGCGCTTGCTAAAGCTTGATTTTCTTCAAGTGGGGGACATGACTCAGCTTACGATTTCCTTGGTTTTACAGATGGCCCCAGGATATCGTGAGGTTTACAAGAACTATCTTCTACTGATGAAAGGCTTGTCCATTCAGAATGACCTGTTCAGGTTGTCCATGAAGGATCTTGCGCAGCTTTATGAATATTGGTGTTTTTTAAAGATACATGACCTGCTGAGCCGCAAATATGAACTGGTATCTCAAAATGTAATTAAACTCAACCGCGGAGGACTGTTCGTTACCCTGGATCGTACAAATGCTGCGCGGATTGTGTATCGCAACCCGAGGAATGGTGAGCAGTTTACGCTGTATTACAACTCGCTCCCCTCAGGAGATAGGAGTAGGACGGTATCCCAGCGACCCGACAATGTCCTGACATTGAAAAAACAACATTCGGCCATCGAGTATAAGTACGTTTTTGATGCCAAGTACCGCATTAACCCGGCCTATGAAGGGACCTCGTACAAAAGAGATTATTTGACGCCGGGGCCGCTAGAAGAGGATATCAATACGATGCACCGGTATCGGGATGCGATTGTATATGAGTCCTCTCAGGATAGGGAACAAAAAGAGTTCGAACGGACGATGTTTGGTGCCTATGTCTTGTTTCCGTATCCCAACGAAGAAGAGTACCGGCAGCATCCATTATATCGAAGCATCGAGCTTGTGAATGTAGGGGCCTTACCATTTTTGCCAAGTACCACGACGTTGGTTGAGCAATTCCTTGATGAGTTGATCATGGATAGCCCGGAAAAAGCATATGAGCGAGCGTCACAACCAAGAGGGACGAAGGAATACTACAAAGACAAGCTTGCTGGAAAAAACGTACTCGTCGGTGCACTTAGCCATAAGGATCAGTTAAGTGACTTACAGAGGCACGGTTTCTACCATGTTCCTTTGAAGCATTTCACCGATCACGGGGAAATGGCAAAGCTTGATTACGTGTCGATTTATCAATCGATTGCAACGTTTGGCCGAGAGCAGGCAGGTATTACCTTGTACGGGCGAGTTAAATCATGGAGTGTGCTGCCCCGGGAGCAGATTCGTGAGATCCCATCTCGCCGTGGAGCAACGTCGGAGTTGTATGTAAAGTTCGATGTAGAGGAATGGCTGCATCGAGATCGACCTATTTTACCGGGTGGGCATGGGATCCAGCATGTGCTTTTCACTTCGGAATCCATTTTCAACCGAGCAGAAGAAGTGGCCGAGCTACGGCTCGAGTCAGAGGAGCAGCTTCGAGATTGGCGAGAAAAGCGGCGCCGCGGTAAGGTGAATGTGAAGTGGGATGCTTACAATTTGGATCGCGCAAACACTTTGGAATCCTTAGCTATTGAACAAGAAACCTAG
- a CDS encoding helix-turn-helix domain-containing protein, which yields MIRVLIVDDDKLARKGLISIMPWSAHDMTVAGEAANGAKAMEFLEQHPVDLMFVDLSMPVMSGTELIQAARKKYPNLRSVVLTFHEEFENVQTAYRLGVLDYVSKARLELEDDEQILKRIREKLTDEVQPRTPATTHNNASSGNEEQWRKLEQDWRSLYWLYSEGIFERLCQQTEEANPSVRRIESLLMRVISQVETATQLEAEFWSEVDDIRSAMERIRQYRKTIYAQAAGSTDLTKTAICMLKAVLYLREHTADPLHAEDAADHVNMSRSYFCQMFKKVTGTTFNDFLRQERVRAAERLLAETNQSVTWVANAVGYGDSKYFSHIFHEQTRLLPSEYRARHQTTGNIDHRESNNRLP from the coding sequence ATGATCCGTGTCTTGATCGTGGACGATGACAAGCTGGCGCGCAAGGGCTTGATCTCCATCATGCCCTGGTCCGCTCATGACATGACGGTGGCCGGGGAAGCGGCGAACGGCGCCAAAGCGATGGAGTTTCTTGAACAGCATCCCGTGGATCTCATGTTCGTGGACCTCTCCATGCCCGTCATGTCGGGAACGGAACTGATACAGGCCGCGCGAAAAAAGTATCCCAACCTGCGTTCGGTGGTGCTGACGTTTCATGAGGAATTCGAAAACGTGCAAACGGCGTACCGGCTCGGCGTGCTCGACTACGTGTCCAAAGCGCGTCTGGAGCTGGAGGATGACGAGCAGATCCTGAAGCGGATCCGGGAGAAGCTGACGGACGAAGTTCAGCCGCGCACACCTGCCACGACGCACAACAACGCATCATCCGGCAATGAGGAACAATGGCGCAAGCTCGAGCAAGATTGGCGTTCCCTGTACTGGCTGTATAGCGAGGGGATTTTCGAGCGGCTCTGCCAACAGACCGAAGAGGCGAATCCCTCCGTTCGCCGGATCGAGTCACTACTTATGCGCGTCATCTCGCAGGTAGAGACGGCCACGCAGTTGGAGGCGGAGTTCTGGTCCGAAGTGGACGACATTCGGTCGGCGATGGAACGGATTCGCCAATACCGGAAGACAATCTATGCGCAGGCGGCCGGCTCCACCGACCTCACGAAAACGGCGATATGCATGCTCAAAGCCGTGCTTTACCTTCGCGAACATACCGCCGATCCGCTTCACGCCGAGGACGCGGCCGACCATGTGAACATGAGCCGGAGCTATTTTTGCCAGATGTTCAAGAAGGTGACGGGAACGACGTTTAACGATTTTCTGAGGCAAGAGAGGGTCCGTGCGGCCGAGCGTCTGCTCGCCGAGACGAACCAGTCGGTGACATGGGTGGCCAATGCGGTGGGGTACGGGGACTCGAAGTATTTTTCGCACATTTTCCACGAACAGACCCGGCTGCTGCCGTCCGAATACCGCGCCAGGCACCAGACGACGGGGAACATTGATCACCGCGAATCGAACAATCGTCTACCCTGA
- a CDS encoding ABC transporter permease, which produces MKRLGGVQKHYYLMLLPGMVWLVMFSIVPMFGIIMAFQNYNPGQGLLRSEWVGLENFKYMFQLNDSIPVLINTFIIAVGKIVFNLLVPLIFAILLNELRSMRYKKWVQTVVYLPHFLSWVIMATIVIGIFGYYGVANTVVKAFGGHPQLFMADAGIFRQIVIGTDVWKEFGYNAIIFLAALTGVNLNLYEAAAIDGANRWRLIWHVTLPALSTTVVLLGVLSLGNVLNAGFDQVYNLYNPLVYSTGDILDTWVYRLGLQNLQFSLATAAGLFKSVISFVLIYVSYRLAYRFADYTVF; this is translated from the coding sequence ATGAAGAGATTGGGCGGCGTTCAGAAGCATTACTATCTCATGCTGCTTCCGGGAATGGTCTGGCTCGTCATGTTCAGCATCGTGCCGATGTTCGGCATCATCATGGCCTTCCAGAATTACAATCCGGGTCAGGGCCTCCTCCGTTCCGAGTGGGTGGGGCTGGAGAACTTCAAGTACATGTTCCAGCTCAATGACAGCATCCCCGTGCTGATCAACACGTTCATCATCGCGGTCGGCAAAATCGTGTTCAACCTGCTGGTGCCGCTGATTTTCGCGATTTTGCTGAACGAGCTGAGGAGCATGCGGTATAAGAAATGGGTCCAGACGGTCGTGTATCTGCCGCACTTCTTGTCTTGGGTTATCATGGCGACGATCGTCATCGGGATTTTCGGTTATTACGGAGTGGCCAATACGGTGGTGAAAGCCTTCGGGGGGCATCCCCAGTTGTTCATGGCGGATGCGGGCATTTTCCGGCAAATCGTCATCGGTACGGATGTGTGGAAGGAGTTCGGTTATAACGCGATCATTTTTCTCGCGGCGTTGACCGGCGTGAATCTGAACCTGTATGAAGCGGCGGCCATCGACGGGGCCAACCGTTGGCGGCTCATCTGGCACGTCACGCTTCCGGCGCTGTCAACTACCGTCGTGCTGCTGGGCGTGCTCAGTCTCGGCAACGTGCTCAATGCGGGGTTCGACCAGGTGTACAACCTGTATAATCCGCTGGTGTACTCGACGGGCGATATTTTGGATACTTGGGTTTACCGGCTTGGCTTGCAAAATCTTCAATTCTCGCTGGCCACCGCGGCAGGTCTGTTCAAGTCGGTCATCAGCTTCGTGTTGATCTACGTATCCTACCGTCTGGCGTACCGATTCGCCGATTATACGGTGTTTTAA
- a CDS encoding restriction endonuclease, whose amino-acid sequence MQTFWWLLLIPIALGVISGLLKPTKKKKKKRVASSSKSKTKTVSKELLNHRRLKVCRTDEVILTSLLSDLNGPEFERLLALYFRDQGYEVREVGIGGNDGGVDLVIIDRRGEKTAVQAKCYSNHNLVPVQTVRELGTAKRNHDCILALLITTSDLTGPAKKEAEQYRVDYWHGGLIEDKLRRWGKWNPGKRKIFN is encoded by the coding sequence ATGCAAACATTTTGGTGGTTATTACTCATACCGATTGCCTTGGGAGTTATCTCAGGTTTACTTAAACCTACGAAGAAAAAGAAGAAGAAACGAGTTGCAAGCTCTTCTAAAAGTAAGACAAAGACAGTTAGTAAAGAGTTGTTGAATCATCGAAGATTGAAAGTATGCCGGACAGACGAGGTTATTCTAACTAGTCTTTTAAGCGACTTGAATGGCCCGGAGTTTGAACGCCTTCTTGCACTATATTTCCGAGACCAAGGTTATGAAGTTCGTGAAGTTGGTATCGGTGGCAATGACGGCGGGGTTGATCTAGTTATTATTGATCGACGCGGAGAGAAGACAGCTGTTCAAGCCAAATGTTACTCAAACCATAATTTAGTACCCGTGCAGACGGTAAGGGAACTTGGCACGGCCAAGAGGAATCATGATTGCATCTTAGCTTTACTGATCACAACCTCCGATTTAACGGGGCCAGCCAAGAAGGAAGCGGAGCAATACCGAGTAGACTACTGGCATGGAGGACTCATTGAAGACAAGTTAAGAAGATGGGGCAAATGGAATCCTGGGAAGAGGAAAATATTTAATTGA
- a CDS encoding McrB family protein, whose amino-acid sequence MSLPNELSGIFTHKQKSYKMVLIIALLQEMNEIGKRVVSLENVKARFLSILQDREIRNESIDTPVSPAMRWADVTLNQISHVISTPITALEQLLDVNPQQKTLAFKENFYNSWEQGVLNELYDHAFQELEKYHQQRQPSNFSIREALSVVLTKYSDAKREPFRNNSMGMYIRQQIPTGFREFDFISEDPNLKVQASAGMGNWATIPWIAIMDRRLTESTQNGVYIVYLFAEDMSSVYLTLAQGVTEPNKNGKTEGYKYLRRRVQEIRTQLPLENLRKDEEIYLTSGGLGRDYQVSTVAYYKYDQNNLPTEEQLVSDLVNLVSNYKQFVDIELQSREGQETTQVTMNENAAVSLSVTERLNATKTYIRQKGFSFPDNLIENFYLCLKTKPFVILAGVSGTGKTKLVQLFAESLGATSENGQFTLIPVRPDWSDPADLIGYKDLNDRFRPGPLAEVLVQASNPANRHKPYFVCLDEMNLARVEHYFSDILSILETQNRYGDRIETDVLLRRSALVTPDDQSTYGDLRIPDNVYLIGTVNMDETTHPFSKKVLDRANTIEFNYIQLDQYPISTSAVVTPQQAPNSFLQSQYLQLVDAYHDEYKGQIESTTQMLVRINEILEGIHAHVGFRIRDAICFYLIYNEQSDLMTREQALDLQLLQKILPRIQGSNRAVKRVLLQLLEITLRKRLNKTELEDDASELWASVEKTIEAATYPQSAKKIIFMLRRLDEDGFTSYWLS is encoded by the coding sequence ATGAGTTTACCTAATGAACTTTCTGGAATTTTCACACACAAGCAGAAATCGTATAAGATGGTTCTCATCATTGCTTTGTTGCAAGAAATGAATGAAATAGGAAAACGTGTGGTGTCTCTTGAAAATGTGAAAGCTCGTTTCTTGTCGATACTTCAAGATCGAGAAATCAGAAATGAATCTATTGATACTCCAGTCAGTCCGGCAATGCGCTGGGCGGATGTAACTTTGAATCAAATATCACATGTAATCTCAACCCCAATAACCGCGCTGGAGCAACTCTTGGATGTCAACCCCCAACAAAAGACTTTAGCGTTCAAAGAGAATTTTTATAATTCTTGGGAACAAGGTGTATTGAACGAGCTTTATGATCATGCCTTCCAAGAGCTCGAGAAATATCATCAACAAAGACAGCCCTCCAATTTTTCCATAAGAGAAGCATTGTCCGTTGTACTGACTAAGTATTCGGATGCCAAACGGGAACCTTTTAGGAACAATTCAATGGGGATGTACATCCGCCAACAAATTCCCACAGGGTTCAGAGAATTCGATTTCATTAGTGAAGATCCGAATCTAAAGGTTCAAGCTTCCGCTGGTATGGGAAACTGGGCCACCATTCCGTGGATCGCAATTATGGATCGTCGACTTACAGAGTCAACGCAGAATGGAGTATACATCGTCTATTTGTTCGCGGAAGACATGAGCTCCGTCTATTTGACGTTGGCCCAAGGTGTCACGGAGCCGAACAAAAATGGCAAAACAGAAGGCTACAAATATCTTCGCCGTAGGGTCCAAGAGATCAGGACTCAGTTGCCACTTGAAAACCTAAGGAAGGATGAAGAAATTTATCTGACCTCTGGTGGGCTAGGCCGAGATTATCAAGTATCAACCGTAGCCTACTACAAATACGATCAGAACAATCTACCGACCGAGGAACAGCTGGTTTCCGATCTTGTTAACTTGGTCTCCAATTACAAGCAATTCGTGGATATAGAACTTCAATCCCGTGAAGGTCAGGAGACAACACAAGTGACTATGAACGAAAACGCAGCAGTGAGCCTTAGTGTCACTGAACGCTTAAATGCAACGAAAACATACATCCGTCAAAAAGGCTTCTCCTTCCCCGACAACCTGATCGAAAACTTCTACCTGTGCTTAAAAACGAAGCCCTTTGTCATTCTTGCTGGCGTATCTGGAACAGGAAAAACGAAGCTTGTCCAATTGTTCGCCGAATCCCTTGGAGCGACAAGCGAGAATGGTCAGTTTACACTCATTCCGGTAAGACCGGATTGGAGCGATCCCGCGGATTTGATTGGTTATAAGGATCTCAACGATCGGTTTCGACCTGGGCCACTTGCGGAGGTGCTTGTGCAGGCGTCTAATCCAGCTAATCGGCACAAGCCCTATTTCGTTTGTCTGGACGAAATGAACTTGGCCCGCGTGGAGCATTATTTCAGCGATATTTTGAGCATTCTTGAAACGCAAAACCGCTATGGGGATCGCATTGAAACCGATGTGCTTCTTAGGCGTTCTGCACTTGTGACTCCGGATGACCAGTCGACGTATGGTGATCTTCGAATCCCCGACAATGTATATCTGATCGGGACCGTAAACATGGACGAGACTACGCATCCCTTTAGTAAGAAGGTGCTCGATCGTGCAAACACGATTGAATTTAACTACATCCAGTTGGATCAATATCCGATAAGCACTTCGGCAGTAGTAACGCCCCAGCAAGCTCCGAATTCATTTTTACAGTCTCAATACTTGCAACTGGTAGACGCGTATCACGATGAATATAAAGGTCAAATCGAATCTACAACTCAAATGCTGGTTCGGATTAATGAAATCCTAGAGGGCATTCATGCTCATGTAGGTTTTCGCATCCGGGATGCCATTTGTTTTTACCTAATCTACAACGAGCAGTCGGATTTAATGACGAGAGAGCAAGCGCTCGACCTTCAACTACTCCAGAAAATATTGCCCAGAATCCAAGGCAGCAACCGCGCGGTGAAGCGAGTGTTGTTACAGCTATTGGAGATCACTCTCAGGAAGCGACTAAATAAAACTGAATTGGAAGACGATGCTTCGGAACTGTGGGCGAGCGTCGAGAAAACAATCGAAGCTGCGACCTATCCACAAAGCGCGAAGAAAATCATCTTCATGTTGCGGAGGTTAGACGAGGATGGCTTTACCTCCTACTGGCTCTCTTAA
- a CDS encoding extracellular solute-binding protein, translating to MAFYKFPKPVDVHIGMVVDPTDKTLPKGDSVGNNQYTRYLKDKYNINIIVDWTAATGNDFKQKVSLSIASGNLPDGMVVDDRSFMTKAASSGLLYDITDLFQQYQSQQVKDIMASTQGRAMENASYKGRMVSLPNITVDTDGVHVMWVRKDWLDKLNLPVPKTLSDIEKTAKAFIDNKMGGANTIGIAGPSKNTFPYATFLVSSNNMGGFDPVFGAMDAYPGYWLDNGDGTVTYGTTTENTKKTLALLADWYKKGLIDPEVGTRDNVGDPINANQAGIFFGPWWNGGYGNGDSFKNDKTANWQAYPVYDDQGKWNVHMKTTGSTYTVISKKAKEDVVKAILIMNNALVRDEATFDLSVAVGWYPLRNVMAAANETEYEYTELLKVLNGQTKPEDYNKPNSLYKLMYADAKKVQNVIKPPYDNLNVSNFDMTNFGDFQRMYSLMIGDRPYSTIPIDKKVYSVTYNQTPTMETKWANLKKLEDETVLKIILGQSSIDAFDQFVKDWKSQGGDEITKEVAELLKK from the coding sequence TTGGCCTTCTACAAGTTCCCGAAGCCCGTCGACGTGCACATCGGCATGGTCGTCGATCCGACCGACAAAACGCTGCCCAAAGGCGACAGCGTCGGCAACAACCAGTACACCCGCTACCTGAAGGACAAGTACAACATCAACATCATCGTGGATTGGACGGCGGCGACGGGCAACGATTTTAAACAGAAAGTCAGCTTGTCCATCGCATCGGGCAACCTGCCGGACGGCATGGTCGTCGACGACCGGTCCTTCATGACCAAAGCCGCCAGCTCGGGGCTGCTGTATGATATCACCGACCTGTTCCAGCAGTATCAATCGCAGCAGGTCAAGGACATTATGGCCAGTACGCAGGGACGCGCGATGGAGAACGCCAGCTATAAAGGTCGCATGGTTTCGCTCCCTAATATTACGGTCGATACCGACGGCGTTCACGTCATGTGGGTCCGCAAGGACTGGCTCGACAAGCTGAATTTGCCGGTGCCCAAGACGCTCAGCGACATCGAGAAAACGGCGAAAGCCTTCATCGATAACAAAATGGGAGGGGCCAATACGATCGGCATCGCCGGCCCGTCCAAGAATACGTTCCCTTACGCGACGTTCCTCGTTTCCTCCAACAACATGGGCGGTTTCGATCCCGTTTTCGGCGCCATGGATGCTTACCCGGGATACTGGCTCGACAACGGAGACGGCACGGTCACGTACGGAACGACGACCGAAAATACGAAGAAAACGCTGGCTCTGCTGGCCGACTGGTATAAGAAAGGGCTCATCGATCCGGAGGTCGGCACCCGCGACAATGTCGGCGATCCGATCAACGCGAACCAAGCGGGGATCTTCTTCGGCCCGTGGTGGAACGGCGGTTACGGCAACGGCGACTCCTTCAAGAACGACAAGACGGCCAACTGGCAAGCCTACCCGGTCTATGACGACCAAGGCAAATGGAACGTTCACATGAAGACGACGGGCAGCACCTACACGGTCATCAGCAAGAAAGCGAAAGAGGACGTCGTCAAAGCCATTCTCATCATGAACAACGCGCTGGTACGCGATGAGGCGACCTTCGATCTGTCCGTCGCCGTGGGCTGGTACCCGCTGCGCAACGTCATGGCGGCCGCCAACGAGACCGAGTACGAGTATACCGAGCTGCTCAAGGTCCTGAACGGGCAGACGAAACCCGAAGATTACAACAAGCCGAACAGCCTCTATAAGCTGATGTACGCGGACGCGAAAAAAGTGCAAAACGTCATCAAACCTCCGTACGACAACCTGAACGTCAGCAACTTCGACATGACGAACTTCGGCGATTTCCAGCGAATGTATTCGCTCATGATCGGCGACCGTCCGTACTCGACGATTCCGATCGATAAGAAAGTGTACAGCGTCACCTACAACCAGACTCCGACGATGGAGACCAAGTGGGCCAACCTCAAGAAGCTCGAGGACGAGACCGTTCTGAAAATCATCCTGGGCCAATCGTCCATCGACGCGTTCGACCAATTCGTGAAGGATTGGAAATCGCAAGGCGGAGACGAGATCACGAAGGAAGTCGCGGAGCTGCTGAAAAAGTAA